A window from Listeria seeligeri serovar 1/2b str. SLCC3954 encodes these proteins:
- a CDS encoding MFS transporter, whose translation MAYTKEEKSWIFQDWANSAYSIMITTAILPIYFKGVAANAGIAATTSTAYWGYANSIGTLLISLLAPILGTIADYQFFKKRFFGVFTAIGIAFTFLLIFIPTDAWLLLLGFYVLSLIGFSGANIFYDAFLIDVTTNDRMDKVSSAGYAFGYLGSCIPFIIFIIFQATGILPISDVALVNIGFIMTALWWLFFSIPMWKNVQQIHYIPAVKNPVKTSFKRLFHTISHISEHKNIVIFLIAYFFYIDGVDTIFRMATSYGIDLGISQTTLILILLMTQLVAFPFTLLYGYLAKRFSAKPLIFTAIFVYIIICVYAVFMKTALDFWILAMLVGTSQGGIQALSRSFFGKIIPKNRSNEFYGFYNIFGKFSAIIGPALMGIITQMTGKTQYGVASLIVLFLIGGIMFLFVKEKNLENL comes from the coding sequence GTGGCGTATACAAAAGAGGAGAAAAGTTGGATTTTTCAAGATTGGGCAAATTCTGCCTATTCGATTATGATCACGACAGCCATTTTGCCAATTTATTTCAAAGGTGTAGCAGCAAATGCAGGAATTGCTGCTACCACATCGACAGCTTATTGGGGATATGCGAATTCGATAGGAACTTTACTGATTTCGTTATTAGCACCGATTTTAGGAACGATTGCCGATTATCAATTTTTTAAGAAACGTTTTTTTGGTGTTTTTACAGCTATCGGGATTGCTTTTACATTCCTCTTAATTTTTATACCAACTGATGCTTGGTTGTTGTTACTCGGTTTTTATGTGTTATCTTTAATCGGTTTTTCTGGAGCGAATATTTTTTACGATGCTTTTTTAATTGACGTAACTACTAACGATCGTATGGATAAAGTTTCATCAGCAGGTTATGCATTTGGTTATCTTGGGAGTTGTATTCCGTTTATTATTTTCATTATTTTTCAAGCAACCGGAATTTTACCGATTAGCGATGTTGCTCTTGTAAACATTGGTTTTATTATGACAGCACTTTGGTGGTTATTTTTCTCCATTCCAATGTGGAAAAACGTCCAGCAGATTCATTACATCCCAGCTGTGAAAAACCCTGTTAAGACTAGCTTTAAACGACTGTTCCATACAATTAGTCATATTAGTGAACATAAGAATATCGTGATTTTTTTAATTGCTTATTTCTTTTATATTGATGGGGTAGATACGATTTTTCGGATGGCGACTTCTTACGGGATAGACTTAGGTATTTCTCAAACCACTTTAATTTTGATTCTGCTAATGACGCAACTAGTAGCATTTCCTTTTACTTTGTTATATGGCTATCTCGCGAAACGTTTTAGTGCAAAACCACTTATTTTCACTGCGATTTTTGTATATATCATTATTTGTGTGTATGCAGTATTTATGAAAACAGCGCTTGATTTTTGGATTTTGGCAATGCTTGTCGGAACATCTCAAGGCGGAATCCAAGCTCTTAGTAGATCCTTTTTCGGTAAAATCATTCCTAAAAACCGTTCTAATGAATTTTATGGTTTTTACAATATTTTCGGAAAATTTTCCGCGATTATCGGACCAGCTTTAATGGGGATAATTACACAAATGACTGGAAAAACGCAGTATGGTGTGGCAAGTCTTATTGTCCTTTTCCTTATTGGCGGAATTATGTTTTTGTTTGTCAAAGAGAAAAACTTAGAAAATCTTTAA
- a CDS encoding alkaline phosphatase family protein codes for MKKHLFVISLDALGALDLKDTSELPVLRELIQNGTHIEEVETIYPSLTYPAHTTIITGHYPKTHGIVNNTKIQPAKDSPDWYWYKKAIQVPTLYDLAKEAGMTTAAFLWPVAAKSGIDYNIAEIFPNRFWLTQMMVSLNGSSPFFLVDMNRKFGHLRNGINQPALDAFLTASVVDTIKTKKPDLLLTHLVDMDSMRHAHGVNSVEAKAALKRHDKRLGQIIQATKEAGIYENTVFAVLGDHYQLDVTHAIRLNVLFTGKGWIQATDNSITDWQVYAKSCDGSCYIYTKVEKLIPEITKLLYTVKGIEAIITNEEISRLGADTDATLMLEGEVGYYFMDDLNGPLHEEVTEDMLGKPGYYKAVHGYSPKKENYQTTLIFNGPGIKTGENIAHAKLIDEAPTFAKILGLKFPNTDGKIISDIFE; via the coding sequence GTGAAAAAACATCTTTTTGTTATTTCATTAGATGCTTTAGGGGCGCTTGATTTAAAAGATACTAGTGAACTACCAGTACTCCGTGAATTGATTCAAAACGGAACACATATTGAAGAAGTAGAAACGATTTACCCATCACTTACATATCCAGCACACACAACGATTATTACAGGTCATTATCCAAAAACACACGGAATTGTCAATAATACGAAAATCCAACCCGCGAAAGATTCACCAGACTGGTATTGGTACAAAAAAGCCATTCAAGTTCCTACATTATATGATTTAGCTAAAGAGGCAGGAATGACCACGGCTGCTTTTTTGTGGCCAGTAGCTGCTAAAAGTGGGATTGACTATAATATCGCTGAAATTTTCCCAAATCGCTTTTGGCTAACGCAAATGATGGTTTCTTTAAACGGCAGTTCGCCATTTTTTTTAGTTGATATGAACCGGAAATTTGGGCACCTTCGAAATGGAATTAATCAGCCAGCTTTGGATGCTTTTTTAACGGCGAGTGTGGTTGATACAATTAAAACAAAAAAACCTGATTTACTTTTAACGCATTTAGTAGACATGGACAGTATGCGCCATGCTCATGGTGTAAATTCAGTCGAGGCAAAAGCGGCTCTAAAACGCCATGATAAACGGCTCGGTCAAATCATTCAAGCTACAAAAGAAGCAGGTATTTATGAAAATACAGTTTTTGCTGTTCTCGGCGATCATTATCAACTAGATGTAACTCACGCCATTCGTTTAAATGTCCTTTTTACTGGAAAAGGGTGGATTCAAGCGACCGATAATAGCATCACTGACTGGCAAGTATATGCAAAAAGCTGTGATGGCTCTTGTTATATTTATACGAAGGTAGAAAAACTTATTCCAGAAATCACGAAATTACTTTATACTGTTAAGGGAATTGAAGCCATTATTACGAATGAAGAAATTTCCCGGCTCGGAGCAGATACAGACGCTACATTAATGTTAGAAGGGGAAGTTGGTTACTATTTTATGGATGATTTAAATGGCCCGCTACATGAGGAAGTTACAGAGGATATGCTTGGTAAACCGGGTTATTACAAAGCAGTCCACGGTTATTCTCCTAAAAAAGAAAATTACCAGACTACCTTGATTTTTAATGGTCCTGGCATCAAAACCGGTGAAAATATTGCTCATGCTAAATTAATTGATGAAGCACCTACCTTCGCCAAAATTCTTGGACTGAAGTTTCCAAACACAGATGGCAAAATCATTAGTGACATATTCGAATAG
- a CDS encoding AI-2E family transporter, with protein sequence MKELSLFLQNKSVKRFGVFLLLAFVLYLLRSQMNIILLTFIFSYLITRLENFILRRISIYRQIIVLLLYVVIATVIVLVFVKYIPVLGDQVNQLVNFANKFFTTDSNNDFINYIINLANQFDIMKYTEQGVTMLLTYLTNVGTVLMNVFIALMLSLFFSLGKDHLVSFTNQFSTSKIGFIYEEAKFFGSKFVGTFGKVIEAQFIIALVNAILTTIALWILGFPQLMTLSIMVFLLGLIPVAGVIISLVPLTIIGYSIGGVEYIFYILIVVMIIHALESYVLNPKLMSAKTNLPVFYTFIILIFGEHFFGIWGLIVGIPVVMFFLDVLGVTGQEEIEQPNNNSHT encoded by the coding sequence TTGAAAGAGCTTAGTTTATTTCTACAAAATAAGAGTGTCAAACGTTTCGGTGTGTTTCTTTTACTCGCCTTTGTGCTATATTTGCTAAGAAGTCAGATGAATATTATTTTATTAACATTTATTTTTTCTTACTTGATTACACGGCTAGAAAACTTTATTTTACGGAGAATTTCGATTTATCGGCAAATCATTGTTTTATTACTTTATGTAGTGATTGCTACAGTTATTGTCTTAGTGTTTGTTAAATATATCCCTGTTTTAGGTGATCAAGTCAATCAACTTGTCAATTTTGCTAATAAATTCTTTACAACTGATAGTAACAATGATTTTATTAACTATATTATTAATTTAGCCAACCAGTTTGATATTATGAAATACACAGAACAAGGCGTAACCATGCTGCTAACTTACTTAACGAATGTTGGAACTGTTCTTATGAATGTTTTCATTGCTTTGATGTTAAGTCTATTTTTCTCTTTAGGAAAAGATCACTTAGTTTCTTTCACCAATCAGTTTTCTACCAGCAAAATTGGCTTTATTTACGAAGAAGCGAAATTTTTCGGATCGAAATTTGTTGGGACATTTGGTAAAGTAATTGAAGCACAGTTTATTATTGCGCTAGTTAATGCAATTTTAACAACGATTGCGCTTTGGATTTTAGGATTCCCGCAATTAATGACTCTATCCATTATGGTTTTCTTGCTAGGTTTAATTCCAGTAGCAGGGGTTATCATTTCACTCGTGCCACTAACTATTATCGGTTATTCGATTGGTGGCGTAGAATATATTTTCTATATTTTAATTGTTGTAATGATTATTCATGCGTTAGAATCTTATGTACTAAATCCAAAGTTAATGTCTGCAAAAACTAATTTACCGGTTTTTTATACTTTTATCATCTTGATTTTCGGAGAGCATTTCTTCGGGATTTGGGGATTAATCGTTGGTATTCCAGTCGTCATGTTCTTCTTAGACGTTCTTGGCGTTACCGGGCAAGAAGAAATAGAACAGCCAAACAACAACAGTCATACTTAA
- the murB gene encoding UDP-N-acetylmuramate dehydrogenase: MNDIQAKFPHIFIKLNEPLSNYTYTKTGGNADIFVMPKTIEETQAIVSYCHQNNIPLTILGNGSNLIIKDGGIRGVIVHLALLQSIKRNNTQVIAMSGAKLIDTAKFALDESLSGLEFACGIPGSIGGALHMNAGAYGGEISDVLEAATVLTQAGELKKLKRSELKAAYRFSTIAEKKYIVLDATFALQLDDKNTIQVKMDELTAAREAKQPLEYPSCGSVFKRPPGHFAGKLIQDSGLQGHIIGGAQVSLKHAGFIVNIGGATATDYMNLIAHVQKTVREKFDVELETEVKIIGEDK, encoded by the coding sequence ATGAACGATATTCAAGCAAAATTTCCACATATTTTTATTAAACTAAATGAACCTTTATCTAACTACACGTATACTAAAACAGGCGGTAATGCCGATATCTTTGTAATGCCAAAAACAATAGAAGAAACGCAAGCTATTGTCTCGTATTGTCATCAAAATAATATTCCATTAACGATACTAGGAAATGGCTCAAATTTAATTATAAAAGACGGTGGGATTCGTGGAGTCATTGTACATCTTGCCTTGCTTCAATCCATCAAAAGAAATAACACGCAAGTCATCGCGATGAGTGGGGCGAAATTAATTGATACAGCCAAATTCGCCTTAGATGAAAGTTTAAGCGGTCTTGAATTCGCCTGTGGTATTCCTGGATCCATTGGTGGCGCGTTACATATGAATGCTGGCGCGTACGGGGGCGAAATAAGCGATGTACTAGAAGCAGCAACTGTACTAACCCAAGCCGGTGAATTGAAGAAATTAAAGCGGTCGGAGTTAAAAGCAGCCTATCGTTTTAGCACCATAGCAGAAAAAAAATATATCGTTTTAGATGCTACTTTTGCATTACAATTAGATGATAAAAATACCATTCAAGTAAAAATGGATGAATTAACTGCGGCACGAGAAGCGAAACAACCATTAGAATATCCATCTTGTGGTAGTGTCTTCAAACGTCCACCAGGTCATTTTGCGGGAAAATTAATTCAAGATAGCGGTTTACAGGGGCACATAATAGGTGGGGCACAGGTTTCTTTAAAACATGCTGGTTTTATTGTCAACATTGGCGGAGCAACAGCGACAGATTATATGAATTTAATCGCTCACGTGCAAAAAACGGTGCGCGAAAAATTTGATGTCGAATTAGAAACAGAAGTAAAAATTATTGGCGAAGATAAGTAA
- a CDS encoding ABC transporter ATP-binding protein — protein sequence MIRFDNVSKKYNEDKIAVNNVTLDIKDGEFFVFIGPSGCGKTTTLKMINRLIPLTTGTIYINEKRISDYDIHELRWDIGYVLQQIALFPHMTIEENIAIVPELKKWDKDKIHDRITELLDSVGLDPESYRHRKPAELSGGEQQRVGVVRALAADPGIILMDEPFSALDPISRQRLQQDISALQKKIKKTIVFVTHDMQEALALGDRICVMQDGEIVQVATPQEIIKNPENDFVKDFLASGHAFNTPILEGSFTVNDLIDADLFYAYQTSDGSLGISLTDPVENLVRRVAEEQSIPVLDEATGEFVGTITNKHVMQFLARHLESSGELV from the coding sequence ATGATTCGTTTTGACAATGTTTCTAAAAAATATAACGAAGATAAAATCGCTGTAAATAATGTGACGCTAGACATAAAAGATGGTGAATTCTTCGTTTTCATCGGACCAAGTGGCTGCGGGAAAACAACAACTCTAAAAATGATTAACCGATTGATTCCACTGACAACAGGAACTATCTACATCAATGAAAAAAGAATTAGCGATTATGATATTCATGAACTTCGCTGGGATATTGGTTATGTCTTGCAGCAGATTGCGCTTTTCCCTCATATGACAATTGAGGAAAATATTGCGATTGTACCAGAATTAAAGAAATGGGATAAAGATAAAATTCATGACCGGATTACCGAGTTGTTAGATAGTGTAGGTCTTGATCCAGAAAGTTACCGACATCGCAAGCCAGCAGAACTTTCTGGCGGAGAACAACAACGCGTCGGTGTCGTTCGAGCTCTTGCTGCTGACCCTGGAATTATCTTAATGGATGAGCCTTTCAGCGCGCTTGATCCGATTTCAAGACAACGACTCCAACAAGATATATCTGCCCTTCAAAAGAAAATTAAAAAAACGATTGTCTTTGTAACCCATGATATGCAAGAAGCTCTTGCTCTTGGCGACCGAATTTGTGTGATGCAAGATGGAGAAATCGTTCAAGTTGCTACACCTCAGGAAATTATTAAGAATCCGGAGAATGACTTCGTTAAAGATTTCTTAGCATCTGGACATGCTTTTAACACACCTATTTTAGAAGGTAGTTTTACTGTAAACGATTTAATAGATGCAGATCTATTTTATGCTTATCAAACGAGTGATGGGTCTCTTGGGATTTCTTTAACTGACCCGGTTGAGAATTTAGTACGTCGCGTGGCTGAAGAACAGTCTATCCCTGTTTTAGATGAAGCAACGGGTGAATTCGTAGGAACAATTACTAACAAACATGTAATGCAATTCTTAGCTCGTCACCTAGAAAGTTCAGGTGAGCTAGTATGA
- a CDS encoding ABC transporter permease/substrate-binding protein has protein sequence MNTLLDTFAVRKDELFTALVQHIQISFVSLFIAVLIALPLGIYLTRHKRIAEPIIQVAAIFQTIPSLALLGLLIPLVGIGIVPAIIALVIYALLPILRNTYTGIKEVDPALVEASRAMGMNKWKRLYKVQLPLAMPVIMAGIRTAMVLIIGTATLAALIGAGGLGDLILLGIDRNDNSLILLGAIPAALLAILFDFLLRFLEKASFKSTIITISAGILLTAAIIVVPYFVSDKKEITIAGKLGAEPEILINMYKLVIEDETDLKVNVKPNMGKTSFVFNALKSGDIDIYPEFTGTVLETFLKENAKTHDPEQVYKQARDGLAKEFDMTYLKPMEYNNTYALAVSPEFAKKNNLEKISDLGPVTDQVKAGFTLEFKDRSDGYKGIQETYGLTFPNLKTMEPKLRYNAIKSGDINLLDAYSTDSELAQYKLKVLEDDQQLFPPYQGAPLMLTETLNKYPELRKPLNKLAGKITDDEMRKMNYEVNVNGKSAYTVAKNYLQEQGVLK, from the coding sequence ATGAATACATTATTAGATACGTTTGCTGTCCGTAAAGATGAACTTTTCACTGCCTTGGTGCAACATATCCAAATTTCATTTGTTTCGCTCTTTATAGCGGTTTTGATTGCTTTACCACTTGGTATCTATTTAACAAGGCATAAGCGAATTGCTGAGCCGATTATCCAAGTAGCAGCGATTTTTCAAACGATACCTTCTCTTGCTTTACTTGGTTTATTAATTCCACTTGTTGGTATCGGCATAGTTCCAGCGATTATAGCGCTTGTTATCTATGCTCTCCTTCCGATTTTAAGGAATACATATACTGGGATAAAAGAAGTGGATCCTGCCCTTGTAGAAGCCTCCCGTGCTATGGGAATGAACAAGTGGAAAAGATTATATAAAGTTCAACTTCCATTAGCAATGCCTGTTATTATGGCTGGTATTCGTACTGCAATGGTGCTTATTATTGGAACTGCCACTCTTGCTGCGTTAATTGGCGCAGGTGGTTTAGGGGACTTAATTTTACTTGGTATTGATCGAAATGATAATAGTTTAATACTACTTGGTGCTATACCAGCAGCGTTACTAGCTATTTTGTTCGACTTTTTATTACGTTTCCTTGAAAAAGCATCATTTAAAAGCACAATAATTACGATTTCTGCCGGAATTCTGCTCACAGCTGCAATTATCGTTGTTCCTTATTTTGTTTCTGACAAAAAAGAAATTACAATTGCTGGGAAACTCGGTGCAGAGCCTGAGATTTTGATTAATATGTACAAATTAGTTATTGAAGATGAGACGGATTTAAAAGTGAATGTGAAACCAAATATGGGTAAAACTAGCTTTGTTTTCAACGCATTAAAATCAGGAGACATTGACATTTATCCGGAATTTACCGGAACTGTGTTAGAAACTTTCTTGAAAGAAAATGCTAAAACCCATGATCCAGAGCAAGTTTATAAGCAAGCGCGCGATGGATTGGCTAAAGAGTTTGACATGACTTATTTAAAACCAATGGAATATAATAATACTTATGCTCTTGCCGTTTCACCAGAATTTGCTAAGAAAAATAATTTAGAGAAAATATCCGATTTGGGTCCTGTAACTGATCAAGTAAAAGCCGGCTTCACATTAGAATTTAAAGATCGGTCCGATGGTTATAAAGGAATTCAAGAAACTTATGGACTTACTTTCCCTAACTTAAAAACGATGGAACCCAAATTGCGCTATAATGCGATAAAATCTGGGGATATCAATTTACTTGATGCTTATTCGACAGATAGTGAATTAGCACAATACAAACTAAAAGTACTGGAAGATGATCAGCAGCTCTTCCCTCCTTATCAAGGTGCTCCATTAATGCTAACGGAAACGCTGAATAAATATCCAGAACTCAGAAAACCATTAAACAAACTGGCTGGCAAAATTACCGATGATGAAATGCGGAAAATGAATTATGAGGTCAATGTTAATGGTAAATCGGCTTACACAGTTGCTAAAAATTATTTACAAGAACAAGGTGTTTTGAAATAG
- a CDS encoding Nramp family divalent metal transporter: MKKEKTERTKESWRKAQNAPSLSEVNNSVAIPKNAKFFRKLLAFMGPGALIAVGYVDPGNWATSIAGGSEFGYTLLSVILISNILAILLQSLASKLGIVTGRDLAQASSDSFSKPFGFVLWILAELAIIATDIAEVIGSAIALNLLFGIPLIWGVCITALDIFLVLFLQHKGFRYIEVIVITLMVTILVCFGAEMVMSHPDVQAIAKGFIPQTEIVTNPAMLYIALGILGATVMPHNLYLHSSIVQTRQYARTKEGKKEAIRFSFIDSTFSLTIALLINASILILAAAAFYTTGQNNVAGIEDAYKLLNPTLGSSIASTIFAVALLASGQNSTLTGTLAGQIVMEGFLNIRLKPVVRRLLTRVLAIVPAVIITALYGANGINELLIFSQVILSMQLSFAVIPLVMFTSDKRKMGDFVNPPWLKIISWTVAIFIAILNIYLLFYTITSL, from the coding sequence ATGAAAAAGGAGAAAACAGAACGGACGAAAGAAAGCTGGAGAAAAGCGCAAAATGCTCCCAGTTTAAGTGAAGTAAATAATTCGGTAGCTATTCCAAAAAATGCCAAGTTTTTCCGAAAATTACTAGCTTTTATGGGTCCTGGTGCGCTTATTGCAGTTGGTTATGTCGATCCAGGAAACTGGGCAACCTCTATCGCAGGGGGATCTGAGTTTGGTTATACACTATTATCTGTTATTTTAATTTCTAATATTTTAGCTATTTTATTACAATCACTGGCATCGAAACTCGGAATTGTTACTGGACGAGATTTAGCGCAAGCCTCAAGCGATAGTTTCTCCAAGCCATTTGGATTTGTACTTTGGATTTTAGCAGAACTAGCCATTATTGCAACGGATATCGCGGAAGTAATTGGGAGTGCAATAGCCCTTAATTTACTTTTTGGGATTCCTCTTATTTGGGGCGTTTGTATTACAGCTCTTGATATATTTCTCGTACTCTTCTTGCAGCACAAAGGCTTCCGTTACATAGAAGTTATCGTTATTACACTTATGGTCACGATTCTTGTTTGTTTCGGAGCAGAGATGGTTATGTCTCATCCAGATGTACAAGCCATCGCCAAAGGATTTATTCCACAAACTGAAATCGTAACAAATCCAGCAATGCTCTATATCGCACTTGGTATACTTGGGGCAACCGTAATGCCACATAATTTATATTTGCATTCTTCCATAGTACAAACTAGACAGTATGCTAGAACAAAAGAAGGGAAGAAGGAAGCAATTCGTTTTTCTTTCATTGATTCTACGTTTTCATTAACAATAGCGTTATTAATCAATGCGTCTATTTTGATTTTAGCTGCTGCTGCGTTTTACACAACTGGTCAAAATAATGTTGCCGGGATAGAAGATGCCTATAAATTACTTAATCCTACCCTAGGAAGTAGTATTGCTAGCACTATTTTTGCAGTCGCGTTACTTGCTTCTGGTCAAAACTCCACATTAACAGGAACACTAGCTGGACAAATCGTCATGGAAGGTTTTTTAAATATCCGTTTAAAGCCTGTCGTTCGGCGTTTATTAACACGCGTTCTTGCCATTGTTCCAGCAGTTATCATCACTGCGCTATATGGTGCAAACGGAATTAATGAGCTTTTAATATTTAGCCAAGTCATTCTTTCCATGCAATTATCTTTCGCCGTTATTCCATTAGTTATGTTTACTAGTGATAAGCGCAAAATGGGAGATTTTGTGAATCCACCTTGGTTAAAAATCATTTCTTGGACTGTAGCAATCTTTATAGCTATCCTAAATATTTACTTATTATTTTATACAATAACTTCACTATAA
- a CDS encoding ABC transporter permease, with translation MDTLKQLIDYYQTNGSYVMEEFWRHFLMSAYGVIFAAIVAIPLGVYIARKKRLAGWVIQTANIIQTIPALAMLAVLMLVMGLGTNTVVLSLFLYSLLPILKNTYTGIRNVDGALLESGKAMGMTKWQVLHLIEMPLALSVIMAGIRNALVIAIGVAAIGTFVGAGGLGDIIVRGTNATNGTAIILAGAIPTAFMAILADLLLGWVERRLNPVKNKRKTLTEAL, from the coding sequence ATGGACACATTAAAACAATTAATTGATTACTACCAAACAAATGGAAGTTATGTTATGGAAGAGTTCTGGCGGCATTTCTTAATGAGTGCCTACGGAGTTATTTTTGCAGCAATCGTAGCGATACCGCTCGGAGTATATATTGCTAGGAAGAAACGTTTAGCAGGATGGGTTATTCAAACCGCTAATATCATTCAAACAATTCCCGCTCTCGCTATGTTAGCTGTGTTGATGTTAGTAATGGGCCTAGGGACAAATACAGTTGTTTTATCTTTATTCCTATACTCTTTACTACCAATCTTAAAAAACACCTATACGGGTATTAGAAATGTCGATGGTGCGCTTCTTGAATCTGGTAAAGCGATGGGAATGACCAAATGGCAAGTTCTACATCTGATTGAAATGCCACTTGCTTTATCTGTTATCATGGCGGGCATTCGAAACGCTTTAGTAATTGCGATTGGTGTTGCTGCAATTGGAACATTCGTCGGAGCGGGTGGGCTTGGTGATATTATTGTCCGTGGTACAAATGCTACTAACGGGACAGCAATTATCCTTGCCGGAGCTATCCCAACAGCATTCATGGCCATTTTAGCCGATTTATTGCTTGGTTGGGTGGAACGACGATTAAATCCTGTTAAAAACAAACGAAAAACCCTTACTGAAGCTTTATAA
- a CDS encoding osmoprotectant ABC transporter substrate-binding protein, whose protein sequence is MKKKLIALLSVLLLTSSLFLSSCALPGLGGGSKDTIRIGAMATTESQIVSNILKELIEHDTGLKVEIVNNLGSTIVQHQAMLNGDVDITATRYTGTDLVGPLGEEAIKDPDKALAAVQKGFEERFHQTWFDSYGFANTYVFMVRQDTAKKYNLSKVSDMRKVEDQLTAGVDNSWMEREGDGYKAFSEAYDIEFKKIFPMQIGLIYTALKNKQMDVALGYSTDGRIPTYNLKLLEDDKKFFPPYDASALATDEILKKHPELKTTINKLKGKISTEEMQKLNYAADGELKEPSIVAKEFLEKNNYFEGKN, encoded by the coding sequence ATGAAGAAAAAACTAATTGCATTACTGAGTGTATTACTTTTAACTAGTTCGCTCTTCTTATCAAGTTGTGCACTTCCTGGACTCGGTGGCGGATCTAAAGATACCATTCGAATCGGGGCAATGGCAACAACTGAATCGCAAATCGTCTCTAATATTTTAAAAGAATTAATCGAACATGATACTGGCTTGAAAGTAGAAATCGTTAATAACCTTGGTTCAACAATCGTCCAACACCAAGCAATGCTAAACGGAGATGTTGATATCACCGCGACAAGATACACAGGGACAGACTTAGTTGGACCACTTGGAGAAGAAGCAATCAAAGATCCTGATAAAGCATTAGCTGCTGTTCAAAAAGGTTTTGAAGAACGTTTCCACCAGACTTGGTTTGATTCTTATGGTTTCGCTAATACTTACGTGTTTATGGTTCGTCAAGATACAGCCAAAAAATACAATTTATCCAAAGTAAGTGATATGCGGAAAGTAGAAGATCAGCTAACTGCTGGGGTAGATAATTCTTGGATGGAACGCGAGGGAGATGGCTATAAAGCATTTTCTGAAGCGTACGATATTGAATTCAAGAAAATCTTCCCGATGCAAATTGGTTTAATCTACACTGCACTTAAAAACAAACAAATGGATGTGGCGCTTGGTTATTCCACAGATGGCCGTATTCCAACTTATAATCTAAAATTACTTGAAGATGATAAAAAATTCTTCCCACCTTATGACGCTTCTGCACTTGCAACAGACGAAATTCTAAAAAAACATCCTGAATTAAAAACTACCATCAATAAATTAAAAGGAAAAATTTCTACAGAAGAAATGCAAAAGCTAAACTATGCAGCTGATGGTGAGTTGAAAGAGCCATCCATTGTTGCTAAAGAATTTCTCGAAAAAAATAATTACTTTGAAGGTAAAAACTAA
- a CDS encoding ABC transporter permease, translating to MDAIVTFFQENGHNLLVQTWQHLFISLSAVILGIAVAVPAGILLTRSPKVANFVIGVVSVLQTVPSLAILAFIIPFLGVGTLPAIVALFIYALLPILRNTFIGVRGVDKNLIESGRGMGMTNWQLIVNVEIPNSISVIMAGIRLSAVYVIAWATLASYIGAGGLGDFIFNGLNLYRPDLILGGAIPVTILALLVEFALGKLEYRLTPKAIREAREGGE from the coding sequence ATGGACGCAATTGTTACTTTTTTTCAAGAAAACGGCCATAACTTGCTTGTTCAAACATGGCAACATCTATTCATCTCCTTATCTGCGGTAATTTTGGGAATTGCAGTGGCGGTTCCAGCGGGGATTTTACTAACACGCTCACCGAAAGTAGCCAATTTTGTTATTGGGGTTGTTAGCGTGCTTCAAACAGTTCCGTCGCTTGCTATTTTGGCATTCATTATTCCGTTCCTTGGAGTAGGGACTTTACCTGCTATTGTTGCTTTGTTTATCTATGCCCTCTTACCAATTTTACGTAATACGTTTATTGGCGTTCGTGGTGTGGATAAAAACTTAATTGAATCTGGTCGTGGTATGGGAATGACTAACTGGCAATTAATTGTGAATGTTGAAATTCCTAACTCTATTTCTGTTATTATGGCCGGAATTCGCTTATCCGCAGTTTATGTTATTGCTTGGGCAACACTAGCTTCTTACATTGGTGCAGGCGGACTTGGAGACTTTATTTTTAATGGCTTGAATTTGTACCGTCCTGATTTAATTCTTGGCGGCGCAATTCCTGTTACTATTTTGGCCCTTTTAGTAGAATTCGCACTTGGAAAACTAGAATATCGTTTAACACCAAAAGCCATCCGTGAAGCTCGGGAAGGGGGAGAATAA